The Kitasatospora sp. NBC_00374 genome has a segment encoding these proteins:
- a CDS encoding DUF3105 domain-containing protein, translating to MGSASKQSKPASNKPGRPGGRGDQAADRKARIAELRAAEARRDRRNKIVAISVATVVIGGMVAAGGWIALEAKQKQDDKKAAAAAAEKARQDAANVPIDGVQTFDKLGRNHVTTPVTYAQTPPVGGDHNPAWLTCMGTVYDKPVKNENAVHSLEHGAVWVTYNAKATPDDIKALSTKVSTTPYSLMSPYPEEQGTITLNAWGIQLSVDSATDPRVEQFFTKYVQGPQTQEPGASCSNGAMQ from the coding sequence ATGGGTTCCGCCTCCAAGCAGTCCAAGCCGGCCTCGAACAAGCCCGGTCGCCCCGGCGGCCGCGGCGACCAGGCCGCCGACCGCAAGGCCCGGATCGCCGAGCTGCGCGCGGCCGAGGCGCGCCGCGACCGCCGCAACAAGATCGTCGCGATCAGCGTGGCCACCGTCGTGATCGGCGGCATGGTGGCCGCCGGCGGCTGGATCGCCCTCGAAGCCAAGCAGAAGCAGGACGACAAGAAGGCCGCAGCGGCCGCCGCCGAGAAGGCCCGCCAGGACGCCGCCAACGTGCCGATCGACGGCGTCCAGACGTTCGACAAGCTCGGCCGGAACCACGTCACCACGCCGGTCACCTACGCGCAGACCCCGCCGGTCGGCGGCGACCACAACCCGGCCTGGCTGACCTGCATGGGCACCGTCTACGACAAGCCGGTGAAGAACGAGAACGCCGTTCACTCGCTGGAGCACGGCGCGGTCTGGGTCACCTACAACGCCAAGGCCACCCCGGACGACATCAAGGCGCTCTCCACCAAGGTGAGCACCACCCCGTACTCCCTCATGAGCCCCTACCCGGAGGAGCAGGGCACCATCACCCTGAACGCCTGGGGCATCCAGCTCTCCGTGGACAGCGCCACCGACCCGCGGGTCGAGCAGTTCTTCACCAAGTACGTGCAGGGCCCGCAGACCCAGGAGCCCGGCGCCTCCTGCAGCAACGGGGCCATGCAGTGA
- a CDS encoding HAD family hydrolase gives MQRLVLVDLDHTLIERRCPVPEWTAEFCAARELPSDAVQAILAATTAETFAGLTRRQGRAGAGEAMWAEYVDGLAERVYCLPGAVDAVGRLRAAGWTVVVLTNGYSAVQRAKLARTGLLNAVDGVCVSEEAGARKPDPEIFRVAARRSGLDLAAGAWMVGNNPATDILGAQAAGVGSIWISPALPWQSEQPAPDHTVPDVPAAADLLLGPLV, from the coding sequence ATGCAGCGGCTCGTACTCGTCGACCTGGACCACACCCTGATCGAGCGTCGGTGTCCGGTACCCGAGTGGACGGCCGAGTTCTGCGCCGCCAGGGAGCTGCCGTCGGACGCCGTGCAGGCGATCCTGGCGGCCACGACCGCGGAGACCTTCGCCGGGCTCACGCGGCGCCAAGGGCGCGCCGGGGCCGGGGAAGCCATGTGGGCGGAGTACGTGGACGGCCTGGCGGAGCGGGTCTACTGCCTGCCGGGTGCGGTGGACGCGGTCGGGCGGCTGCGCGCAGCCGGCTGGACGGTCGTCGTCCTGACCAACGGGTACAGCGCGGTCCAGCGCGCGAAGCTCGCCAGAACGGGCCTGCTGAACGCGGTCGACGGTGTCTGCGTGTCCGAGGAGGCCGGCGCCCGCAAGCCCGACCCGGAGATCTTCCGGGTGGCGGCCCGGCGCTCGGGCCTCGATCTGGCGGCCGGGGCCTGGATGGTCGGCAACAACCCGGCGACCGACATCCTGGGGGCCCAGGCCGCCGGGGTGGGGTCGATCTGGATCTCCCCCGCCCTCCCCTGGCAGTCGGAGCAGCCCGCTCCGGACCACACCGTCCCGGACGTTCCGGCGGCGGCGGATCTCCTTCTCGGGCCGCTCGTCTGA
- a CDS encoding FxLYD domain-containing protein has protein sequence MRTRAIILTVAATTAVLGLAACDPAATSTSTSTAAAVPAATEAGGAAPAAVAAGDGDKLMDVEITKCTVDATLKWPSAELKITNHSSKSSNYMVQVEFLDEAGTRIGEGMAATNGLAPGQASVQKAQGATESRGKTSCKVIDVTRYAAP, from the coding sequence ATGCGCACGCGTGCCATCATCCTGACCGTCGCCGCCACCACTGCCGTTCTCGGCCTCGCCGCCTGCGACCCCGCCGCCACTTCCACGAGCACCAGTACCGCTGCTGCGGTGCCGGCCGCCACGGAGGCGGGCGGCGCCGCACCCGCGGCGGTCGCGGCCGGCGACGGCGACAAGCTGATGGATGTCGAGATCACCAAGTGCACGGTCGACGCGACGCTGAAGTGGCCGTCCGCCGAGCTGAAGATCACGAACCACAGCAGCAAGAGCTCCAACTACATGGTCCAGGTGGAGTTCCTGGACGAGGCGGGCACACGCATCGGCGAGGGCATGGCCGCCACCAACGGCCTCGCCCCCGGGCAGGCCTCCGTGCAGAAGGCGCAGGGTGCCACCGAGAGCAGGGGCAAGACCTCCTGCAAGGTCATCGACGTGACCCGCTACGCCGCCCCCTGA
- a CDS encoding spherulation-specific family 4 protein yields the protein MRMLTKGLPVLLIGAALAVGTGASGAAAAGSTRGLEIAVPAYVHPGEAMLTGIQATHPAPSIVILNPNNGYDPFNAAWQAQADSLRTATTATGGHTKVLGYVDTNRTLRPIADVKATVDNYLKTSDHKLHVDGIFFDQSGRDCGTDNVTRDYYAELRAYVQNAVYALDPEAEELVVDNPGTAVADCYLEPGHRTADTFVTFEGTYAGYTGGGWLGGNVFNYNVGYYSGAALDPSGTSFWHLVHTAPNAAASNTALDTAFTRGAGYAYVTDDVMDNPWDAAPSWGFQTETSHAATLG from the coding sequence ATGCGCATGTTGACCAAGGGCCTTCCGGTGCTACTGATCGGTGCGGCGCTGGCGGTGGGGACCGGCGCCTCCGGAGCGGCCGCGGCCGGCAGCACCCGGGGCCTGGAGATCGCCGTCCCGGCGTACGTCCACCCGGGCGAGGCGATGCTGACCGGCATCCAGGCCACCCACCCGGCGCCGTCGATCGTGATCCTGAACCCCAACAACGGCTACGACCCGTTCAACGCCGCCTGGCAGGCGCAGGCCGACTCGCTGCGCACCGCCACCACCGCGACCGGCGGGCACACCAAGGTGCTCGGGTACGTCGACACCAACCGCACCCTGCGGCCGATCGCCGACGTCAAGGCCACGGTCGACAACTACCTCAAGACCAGCGACCACAAGCTCCACGTGGACGGCATCTTCTTCGACCAGTCCGGCCGGGACTGCGGCACCGACAACGTCACCCGCGACTACTACGCCGAGCTGCGCGCCTACGTGCAGAACGCCGTGTACGCGCTCGACCCGGAGGCCGAGGAGCTGGTGGTGGACAACCCGGGCACCGCGGTCGCCGACTGCTACCTGGAGCCCGGCCACCGCACCGCCGACACCTTCGTCACCTTCGAGGGCACCTACGCCGGCTACACCGGCGGCGGCTGGCTCGGCGGCAACGTCTTCAACTACAACGTCGGCTACTACTCCGGCGCCGCGCTCGACCCGAGCGGCACCTCCTTCTGGCACCTCGTGCACACCGCCCCGAACGCCGCGGCCTCGAACACCGCACTCGACACCGCCTTCACCCGGGGCGCGGGCTACGCATACGTCACCGACGACGTGATGGACAACCCGTGGGACGCCGCCCCGAGTTGGGGCTTCCAGACGGAGACCTCGCACGCCGCCACACTGGGCTGA
- a CDS encoding DUF305 domain-containing protein, whose amino-acid sequence MTPAEGPGAEESGAEELRGPAAPARRRLWWPAALAAVVALGLGVPALLAGGPSAAGTVAAASTPATDSPEAGFARDMAAHHQQAVDMSFIVRDRTADPAVRTLAFDIINTQANQRGMLMGWLDQWGLTQNSPARPMAWMGHTYEAHDGSLMPGMATNTELDRLRGLNGQDAEVWYLQLMIEHHKGGLEMARAYVDASSNQAEKRLAQTMINGQQAEIDLITGMLAERGAKPLK is encoded by the coding sequence GTGACCCCGGCCGAGGGGCCCGGCGCCGAGGAGTCCGGCGCCGAGGAACTGCGCGGTCCGGCCGCGCCGGCGCGCCGTCGGCTCTGGTGGCCCGCGGCGCTGGCCGCGGTGGTCGCGCTCGGACTCGGCGTGCCGGCGCTGCTGGCGGGCGGGCCGAGCGCCGCCGGGACGGTCGCCGCGGCCTCCACACCGGCGACCGACTCGCCGGAGGCCGGCTTCGCCCGGGACATGGCGGCCCATCACCAGCAGGCCGTGGACATGTCGTTCATCGTCCGGGACCGCACCGCCGACCCTGCCGTGCGGACCCTGGCCTTCGACATCATCAACACGCAGGCCAACCAGCGCGGCATGCTGATGGGCTGGCTCGACCAGTGGGGGCTCACGCAGAACTCCCCGGCCAGGCCGATGGCGTGGATGGGCCACACCTACGAGGCGCACGACGGCTCGCTGATGCCGGGTATGGCGACCAACACCGAGCTGGACCGGCTCCGCGGCCTGAACGGCCAGGACGCCGAGGTCTGGTACCTGCAGCTGATGATCGAGCACCACAAGGGCGGGCTCGAAATGGCCCGGGCCTACGTGGACGCGAGCAGCAACCAGGCCGAGAAGCGACTGGCCCAGACCATGATCAACGGGCAGCAGGCCGAGATCGACCTGATCACCGGCATGCTCGCGGAGCGGGGTGCCAAGCCGCTCAAGTGA
- a CDS encoding MFS transporter, whose product MPARSRLFDRSLFAERPRPRAIAAWPHAHWLAVGTVCVGAFLGQLTASVTALVFPALQDRFHAGLAAVEWVALAYLVVLVALLAPVGRLSDLVGRKTVYLGGFAVFGLASLGAGLSGSLGLLVACRALQAVGGAMMQANSVALVARGVPERAMRAALGVQAAAQALGLALGPTLGGLLVAQASWRWAFWINVPIGVLGILAGWFLLPRTHPAGRPARPAGQDEGRFDLAGMLLLAGASAALLLALSAASGLPLPGWAVLVLLAASAAFSVCLVRQERRADRPIIAPGLVNTPGIRVGLLLALVGYLLLFCPLVLGPVMLSGAGVPVATAGLVITALPGAFALAATLGGSLLPAGWTDAVRCRLGALGAAAGLLASALLPVGPATAVPALLVVGLGLGLLLPANNALVMRAVPAESSAVGGGMLNTVRSLGTALGTALPVLAVHLAGRGAGGRGLLVLLALVALAAGLLATATARPGRR is encoded by the coding sequence ATGCCCGCCCGATCCCGCCTGTTCGACCGGTCGCTGTTCGCCGAGCGGCCCCGCCCCCGGGCCATCGCCGCCTGGCCGCACGCGCACTGGCTCGCGGTCGGCACGGTCTGCGTCGGCGCCTTCCTCGGCCAGCTCACCGCGAGCGTCACGGCGCTCGTCTTCCCGGCACTCCAGGACCGGTTCCATGCCGGGCTCGCCGCCGTCGAGTGGGTCGCACTCGCCTACCTCGTGGTCCTGGTCGCCCTGCTGGCCCCGGTCGGCAGGCTGTCGGATCTGGTCGGACGCAAGACCGTCTATCTCGGCGGCTTCGCCGTCTTCGGGCTGGCCTCGCTCGGGGCCGGCCTGTCGGGAAGCCTTGGCCTGCTGGTCGCCTGCCGGGCGCTCCAGGCGGTCGGCGGCGCGATGATGCAGGCCAACAGCGTCGCCCTGGTCGCCCGCGGGGTGCCGGAGCGGGCCATGCGCGCCGCGCTCGGTGTCCAGGCGGCCGCACAGGCCCTCGGCCTCGCGCTGGGCCCGACCCTGGGCGGTCTGCTGGTGGCCCAGGCCTCCTGGCGCTGGGCGTTCTGGATCAACGTGCCGATCGGCGTGCTGGGCATCCTGGCCGGCTGGTTCCTGCTGCCCCGTACGCACCCGGCCGGGCGCCCCGCCCGTCCTGCGGGCCAGGACGAGGGCCGGTTCGACCTGGCCGGAATGCTGCTGCTGGCCGGTGCCTCCGCCGCGCTGCTGCTGGCGCTGTCCGCGGCCTCCGGCCTGCCGTTGCCGGGCTGGGCGGTGCTCGTGCTGCTCGCGGCCTCGGCCGCGTTCTCGGTCTGCCTGGTCCGTCAGGAGCGGCGGGCCGACCGGCCGATCATCGCCCCGGGCCTGGTCAACACCCCGGGGATCAGGGTGGGCCTGCTGCTCGCGCTGGTCGGCTACCTGCTGCTGTTCTGCCCGCTGGTGCTGGGCCCGGTGATGCTGTCCGGTGCCGGTGTTCCGGTCGCCACCGCAGGCCTGGTGATCACCGCGCTGCCCGGTGCCTTCGCGCTCGCCGCGACGCTCGGCGGCAGCCTGCTGCCGGCCGGTTGGACGGACGCCGTGCGCTGCCGCCTGGGCGCGCTCGGGGCGGCGGCCGGTCTGCTCGCGTCGGCCCTGCTGCCGGTCGGCCCGGCCACCGCGGTGCCGGCGCTGCTCGTGGTGGGCCTCGGGCTGGGGCTGCTGTTGCCCGCCAACAACGCCCTGGTGATGCGGGCCGTCCCGGCCGAGAGCTCGGCGGTCGGCGGCGGCATGCTGAACACCGTCCGCAGCCTCGGTACGGCCCTGGGCACCGCGCTCCCGGTACTGGCCGTCCACCTGGCGGGCCGGGGAGCGGGCGGTCGCGGTCTGTTGGTGCTGCTCGCGCTGGTCGCGCTGGCGGCCGGGCTGCTCGCCACCGCGACCGCGCGCCCCGGCCGACGCTGA
- a CDS encoding nuclear transport factor 2 family protein: MTVSIAEFAALEARVQVLVDRADITNLIDRHMISLDADHAAGVTLDEAWARRNFTEDVRVETPVGDHVGIGGLAESQQTALSRFARTQHLGANHLIDLDGDRATVRWNVIMTHVHLASTQQERGEEPGGHFDVGGTFDGEVVRTAEGWRFRRLAVRPVWFTGRPPLGLPPKGEATVKDLTGDA; the protein is encoded by the coding sequence ATGACCGTCTCCATCGCAGAGTTCGCCGCCCTTGAGGCGCGGGTCCAGGTCCTGGTGGACCGTGCCGACATCACCAACCTCATCGACCGTCACATGATCAGCCTGGACGCCGACCACGCGGCCGGCGTCACGCTGGACGAGGCCTGGGCGCGCCGGAACTTCACCGAGGACGTGCGGGTCGAGACGCCTGTGGGCGATCACGTGGGGATCGGGGGCCTGGCCGAGTCGCAGCAGACGGCACTGTCGCGGTTCGCCCGGACCCAGCACCTGGGCGCCAACCACCTGATCGACCTCGACGGCGACCGCGCCACCGTCCGCTGGAACGTGATCATGACGCACGTCCACCTGGCGTCCACACAGCAGGAGCGCGGCGAGGAGCCCGGTGGGCACTTCGACGTGGGTGGCACCTTCGACGGCGAGGTGGTGCGCACGGCCGAGGGCTGGCGGTTCCGGCGGCTGGCGGTCCGGCCGGTGTGGTTCACCGGCCGGCCGCCACTGGGACTGCCGCCGAAGGGCGAGGCGACGGTGAAGGACCTGACCGGCGACGCGTAG
- a CDS encoding TetR/AcrR family transcriptional regulator produces the protein MAQPRARRAARPREEVFAAARAAIAEYGLAKLTMAGLGKDLQMSAGHLLYYFGSKDQLLLETLRWSEEQLGERRRAALTRPDATARERLASYVELYLPEGPGDPRWILWVEVWGRSPASAELRQGQLAIEIPWQADLVGLIESGAATGEFTPRAAEHGTAADLGTVAGHGTAAGHGTAADLATQIRALLDGFAVPIAIGLPGARREDALGQVASAAAALLGHR, from the coding sequence ATGGCCCAGCCACGGGCGCGCCGGGCCGCGCGGCCCCGCGAGGAGGTCTTCGCGGCCGCCCGGGCGGCGATCGCCGAGTACGGGCTGGCCAAGCTGACCATGGCCGGGCTCGGCAAGGACCTCCAGATGAGCGCCGGCCACCTGCTCTACTACTTCGGCAGCAAGGACCAGCTGCTGCTGGAGACCCTGCGGTGGAGCGAGGAGCAGCTCGGCGAACGCCGCCGGGCGGCGCTCACCCGGCCGGACGCCACGGCCCGCGAACGCCTGGCCTCGTACGTCGAGCTGTACCTCCCGGAGGGCCCCGGGGACCCGCGCTGGATCCTCTGGGTCGAGGTGTGGGGTCGCTCGCCCGCCAGCGCCGAACTCCGGCAGGGTCAGCTGGCCATCGAGATCCCCTGGCAGGCGGACCTGGTGGGCCTGATCGAGTCCGGGGCCGCCACCGGCGAGTTCACGCCGCGCGCGGCGGAGCACGGGACTGCGGCGGACCTCGGCACGGTGGCGGGTCACGGGACGGCGGCGGGTCACGGGACGGCGGCCGATCTCGCGACCCAGATCAGGGCGCTCCTGGACGGCTTCGCGGTGCCGATCGCGATCGGTCTGCCCGGCGCGCGGCGCGAGGACGCGCTCGGTCAGGTCGCCTCCGCCGCCGCGGCCCTGCTGGGGCACCGCTGA
- a CDS encoding protein phosphatase 2C domain-containing protein, with protein MSDQGAPPQRRPEDGWWHAVYEGPAGTLPDTPDAATGPGTVDDWFDSAAGMIGAQRTAEPAAPPPAPAAAPAPAPVPTPAAPAVPTPTPAAERAPLVPGQTAVGAPAPPAPAPPAPAPAPPAPAPAAPPAAELPKAAAEPPQAVKPLRRPRPEPVVPHVGDRPPTYGPEPTALPAAEPETLAGLVPDTALDGAQYGTATLRAVSVRGDSARYRGESRRDALLVTRFGQGEDGLLLAVLASPGRRESAAAAAGSAAEAARRLAAAIGRNRTELASDLRAGARDRLRYGLQRLTVLAAGPLATAVDPDPVGADRASTPEANPEADLGSLHCLLVSLDEAATHRAAFGTGPGALYLLRSGHWIDAYAARLLHHPDGQPLPAAPAAPPRPFRFRLVPATPGDILLLCTPGLAEPIEQEPAVAHFLSNHWAHPHPPGTVDFLRQVQVRAKGYADDRTAAALWTE; from the coding sequence TTGAGCGACCAGGGCGCACCCCCGCAGCGGCGGCCGGAGGACGGCTGGTGGCACGCGGTCTACGAGGGACCCGCCGGCACTCTCCCGGACACCCCGGACGCTGCGACGGGCCCGGGCACGGTGGACGACTGGTTCGACTCGGCGGCCGGCATGATCGGCGCCCAGCGCACGGCGGAGCCCGCCGCACCGCCGCCCGCCCCGGCAGCTGCCCCGGCCCCCGCTCCCGTACCGACGCCGGCCGCGCCGGCTGTACCGACCCCGACCCCGGCCGCGGAGCGCGCGCCCCTGGTGCCCGGACAGACCGCCGTTGGTGCACCTGCGCCCCCGGCACCCGCGCCGCCCGCCCCGGCACCCGCGCCGCCCGCCCCGGCACCCGCTGCGCCACCCGCCGCGGAGCTTCCCAAGGCCGCTGCCGAGCCCCCGCAGGCCGTTAAGCCGTTGCGTCGTCCCCGGCCGGAGCCCGTCGTCCCGCACGTCGGCGACCGACCGCCCACCTACGGCCCGGAGCCCACCGCCCTGCCCGCCGCCGAGCCGGAGACGCTCGCCGGATTGGTGCCGGACACCGCTCTCGACGGTGCGCAGTACGGCACGGCGACGCTGCGCGCGGTCTCCGTCCGCGGCGACTCCGCCCGCTACCGGGGCGAGTCCCGCCGGGACGCCCTGCTGGTCACCCGCTTCGGCCAGGGGGAGGACGGCCTGCTGCTCGCGGTCCTCGCGTCGCCCGGCCGGCGCGAGTCTGCGGCGGCCGCCGCCGGTTCGGCCGCCGAGGCCGCCCGCCGGCTCGCCGCCGCGATCGGCCGCAACCGGACGGAGCTCGCCTCGGACCTCCGGGCGGGGGCCCGTGACCGGCTGCGGTACGGCCTGCAGCGGCTCACCGTGCTGGCCGCCGGCCCGCTGGCCACCGCAGTCGACCCCGACCCCGTAGGCGCGGATCGCGCGTCCACCCCCGAGGCGAACCCGGAGGCGGACCTCGGCTCGCTGCACTGCCTGCTGGTCTCCCTGGACGAGGCGGCCACCCACCGAGCCGCCTTCGGCACCGGCCCCGGCGCGCTGTACCTGCTCCGCTCCGGGCACTGGATCGACGCCTACGCGGCGCGCCTGCTGCACCACCCCGACGGCCAACCGCTGCCGGCCGCTCCGGCGGCGCCGCCGCGTCCCTTCAGGTTCCGGCTGGTCCCGGCCACCCCCGGGGACATCCTGCTGCTCTGCACCCCCGGCCTGGCCGAGCCCATCGAGCAGGAGCCGGCCGTCGCGCACTTCCTGTCCAACCACTGGGCGCACCCGCACCCGCCGGGCACGGTCGACTTCCTGCGTCAGGTCCAGGTCCGCGCCAAGGGCTACGCCGACGACCGCACCGCGGCCGCGCTCTGGACGGAGTGA
- a CDS encoding helix-turn-helix domain-containing protein, with the protein MAARRSIGQRVARYREASGLSRAQLAEEVGRNADWLRSVESGRLPLDRYTMVHAIAAALDADPVDLLGRPTPVGDPRTRPAHRTVPALRRALLRAGLPLTVQEEPPPLDVLRRRVDETDRLRRHAHYGELGLLLPQLLDDLRAAADTSAGVDRDIAHHLLTEARHNAAMLTKKLGHPDLATAAAAQARQAAAVPGDPLLATAAQWLQAEVCLTVGATAEAQALIDGGLARLDGLLTDTAPGAWSLWGTLHLVGAVLEAQLGRQAESAGHLTEAATAADRVGEHPGHQTEFSAGELAIHLVHAALELGADPDVLDRITEVDLSRLPRERRARHGIDRARLFARAGDDATAVRELLAADRIAPEAVRAHPLVPELVLTAAHRSRTPGPATDAARRLAIPL; encoded by the coding sequence TTGGCAGCTCGGCGTTCCATCGGGCAGCGGGTGGCACGGTACCGGGAGGCATCCGGCCTGTCCCGGGCGCAACTCGCCGAGGAGGTCGGCCGGAACGCCGACTGGCTCAGATCGGTCGAGAGCGGACGCCTGCCGCTGGACCGCTACACCATGGTCCACGCGATCGCCGCGGCGCTCGACGCCGACCCGGTCGACCTGCTGGGCCGGCCGACCCCGGTCGGTGACCCGCGGACCCGGCCCGCCCACCGGACGGTCCCCGCCCTGCGGCGGGCCCTGCTCCGCGCCGGCCTGCCGCTGACCGTCCAGGAGGAGCCCCCGCCCCTCGACGTCCTGCGCCGACGGGTCGACGAGACCGACCGGCTGCGCCGCCACGCCCACTACGGCGAACTGGGCCTCCTGCTACCGCAGTTGCTGGACGACCTCCGGGCGGCGGCCGACACGTCCGCCGGGGTCGACCGGGACATCGCGCACCACCTGCTCACCGAGGCCCGGCACAACGCCGCGATGCTGACCAAGAAGCTCGGCCACCCGGACCTGGCCACCGCCGCGGCGGCCCAGGCCCGGCAGGCCGCGGCCGTGCCCGGGGACCCGCTGCTGGCCACCGCGGCGCAGTGGCTCCAGGCCGAGGTCTGCCTGACGGTCGGCGCCACCGCCGAGGCGCAGGCCCTGATCGACGGCGGACTCGCCCGCCTGGACGGACTGCTCACCGACACCGCACCGGGCGCCTGGAGCCTGTGGGGCACCCTGCACCTGGTCGGCGCCGTCCTCGAAGCCCAGCTGGGCCGGCAGGCGGAGTCCGCCGGACACCTGACGGAGGCGGCCACGGCGGCCGACCGGGTCGGCGAACACCCCGGCCACCAGACGGAGTTCTCGGCCGGCGAGCTGGCGATCCACCTCGTGCACGCCGCCCTCGAACTCGGCGCCGACCCCGACGTCCTGGACCGCATCACGGAGGTCGATCTCAGTCGCCTCCCCCGGGAACGCCGCGCCCGACACGGCATCGACCGGGCCCGCCTGTTCGCCCGCGCGGGCGACGACGCCACCGCCGTACGGGAGTTGCTCGCCGCCGACCGCATCGCCCCCGAGGCCGTCCGCGCCCACCCCCTGGTCCCCGAACTGGTCCTGACCGCCGCCCACCGCTCCCGCACCCCCGGCCCGGCGACGGACGCCGCACGGCGCCTCGCCATTCCGCTCTGA